From Fundulus heteroclitus isolate FHET01 chromosome 5, MU-UCD_Fhet_4.1, whole genome shotgun sequence, a single genomic window includes:
- the LOC105928283 gene encoding intelectin-like, with translation MLSHSLLFLGIFVILGHGFLADVLPQAENNGTDFAEVILEDSENLTSTNFELLRRKSDRFKYVARSCKEILDIYGEREDGIYYLTTTNGMKYQTFCDMTTAGGGWTLVASVHENSIYGRCTVGDRWSSQQGNNPNLPGGDGNWSNRNTFGVVESATSDDYKNPGYYDIVAKDMSVWHVPNNFPMEHWNLAAILRYHTDNSFLRLYGGNLFSLFKQFPVRYSVGSCSDRGPAVPIVYDHGDRESTRNLYGPRSRNEFDPGFISFRAINNERAAMAICSGVKPRGCNTEHYCIGGAGYFLKDQCGDFPSFDADRLGGDQGWSASKEMTESAVLLFYR, from the exons ATGCTCAGCcattcacttttgtttttggggatttttgtGATCTTGGGGCATGGATTCCTTGCTGATGTCCTTCCACAAGCAG AAAACAATGGCACTGACTTTGCAGAAGTTATTTTGGAAGACAGTGAGAACCTCACCAGTACAAACTTTGAACTGTTGCGGAGAAAGAGCGACAGATTCAAGTACGTTGCCCGGAGCTGTAAAGAAATCCTGGATATTTATGGGGAACGAGAAG ATGGAATATATTACTTGACTACAACTAATGGGATGAAGTATCAGACTTTCTGCGACATGACCACTGCTGGAGGCGGCTGGACTCTGGTGGCCAGTGTCCATGAAAACAGCATTTATGGCAGATGCACTGTGGGGGATCGCTGGTCCAGTCAGCAGGGTAACAATCCAAATCTGCCGGGTGGAGATGGAAACTGGTCCAACAGGAACACCTTTGGTGTAGTAGAGAGCGCTACGTCTGATGATTACAAG AATCCAGGTTACTATGACATTGTTGCTAAAGATATGTCTGTGTGGCACGTTCCCAACAACTTCCCGATGGAGCACTGGAACCTGGCAGCCATTCTCCGCTACCACACGGACAACAGCTTCCTTCGTCTTTATGGGGGAAACCTCTTCAGCCTGTTTAAA CAATTTCCAGTAAGGTACAGCGTTGGCTCATGCTCCGATAGAGGACCTGCAGTTCCCATTGTGTATGACCATGGAGACAGGGAGTCCACCCGTAATTTATATGGACCAAGATCAAGAA ATGAGTTTGATCCAGGCTTCATCTCATTCAGAGCCATAAATAATGAACGAGCAGCCATGGCTATCTGCTCTGGTGTCAAACCCAGAGGGTGCAACACAGAACAT TATTGTATAGGAGGAGCAGGATATTTCCTCAAGGACCAGTGTGGAGATTTCCCATCATTTGACGCTGACAGGCTGGGAGGAGACCAAGGTTGGAGCGCCTCCAAGGAGATGACTGAGTCTGCTGTCCTGCTGTTTTACCGCTGA